The stretch of DNA aaagagtcggacacgactgagcgactgaactgaactgagaaccagTGGGAAATTTCACTTTCCTGCTGCCTTTGAGTCTGCTCTGAAGTTGCATGACCTTAATTAGGTTTTTCTTAACCCAGTCAAGGTTATGTATCACCTTTTGACCCTGTCATGTCTTGTAGACACATCTAGAAGAGAAATACCTTGTGAATCGACATGTATGGAccactaaaaacaaagaaaaagaacacataaagtaaaaaatattaaagacagtcaatggcacaaaaacaaatccaTATATTCACAGAACAGAGCAGTTGATAGCAGACAGTAGCAGCAGAGGGATGGctgatggctcctctgtccatgggattctccaggcaaagatacagCAGTggttttccatgccctcctccaggggatattccctacccagggatcaaacctaggtcttctgcattgcaggcaaattttttaccatctgagccaccagggaagccccaaaataggTGAACAGGATGGTAAAAGATAAACCTCTACTTTCTTGGTGTTGACCATTTTATGGCATATTAAAACTGAACTATAATCATACACAAGTAAAACATGTCATATTGTAACCCAATCATACCCAAGAaaaaatattagtttaaaaaattaaattacccATGCCTCAGTGCATAAAGCCACATCTATGCATATTTTGTCTATGTCCAGGTTCTCTGGGGAACACACTGAACaccaaaacaaatttttttaaaaaaccaaacctGAAATCCAGCTGGGTACCTCCCATCTGTCAGTAGATGCTCAGAATGGTAGGCACTGGACACCCTCCACTGGAGGAGATGCAGCCTCGGAGGTGGCTGAGGGTCAGTGGGGAGAATTCCCTTAGCTGCCTTTGTTACTGCTCCGTGGTCCTGTGACCTTGTTAAGATTTCTCCTGGCCAATTAAGGTCATGTATCAGCTTGTTCCATCTGTGccggaaaacaaattaaaagaatcttCATAGGAACAAGGATAGGAACACACCTGATCCCAGTGGATAtccgggaagactccctggaaatTTCAGTTCAATGTAGGTGTGTATCAAAGGATAACTTTCCAAGTCCTGCAGACAAGTGGGGACATCTGCTTTGTgatagtatttctttctttctttggaaaaaaacatTGTACTAGTTATTTTCAAAACTGACTTGTGTTAAGGCTGATAGTTTGGAGCATTTTATATTCCTGCAGCCTTATTCCATGAGCTTATGTGGTGGTAACAAGGCTGGGTTCCTGTTTAGTGAGAATGCTGGGTGCATGATTCAGTAATCGGCTAAGTAAGACAGACAGTAAGATCATGGAAGGAACTTTTCACCCACTTGGCTCAGTTCAGAGGTTTGGGGGCAAAGTAACAAAGAGAATTCTGAGGTCTGGGAAGGCAGAGATGTCTGTTTCTTGAGCCCCAGGTGGTTTCTCTCTGCAGACGTAGGTTAAGGGGCTCAAATAATGTAAGACGAGATGTCTCTGAGACTCCCCCAGGACCTTGCGTGAGGAGGGTCACAACATTCTGAGAAACCTGACCAGTGGAGCTGAAGATCAGAGCTGTGTCACCGCCAGGGTTTGAATGGGGTCATGGGGATAGGGGGACATTGGAATGAGTGGAGTTGAGTTGTGTACAAAGAGCTGTGGAGAAAGAGGGAACTCAGAGAATGGGGCTGTCTCTGCCCACTTTTCCAGAGTgtaaacctgtgtcccttgtttATAGGGGCTCAAAGAAATTAAACAGCAACTCTGAGCTTCTTTAGCCGTGGActttattatttgaatatttgcaATTATTATTCTATACACAAACattaatttcttacaaaactctGTATTCCATATTGCTAGGTCACTTCACTCTTCATTGTATGCCACATTTCCATCAAGAACTATTTCCCCATATCACAATCTGCCTgattgtgtgttgttgttgttcagttgctaagttgtgtacaactctgcgATGCCatagactagcccaccaggctcatctgtccatgagattttccaggcaagaatactggagtgggttgccacttccttctccagggtttcttcctggaagcaggatcaaacctgtgtctcctgaattcacaggcatattctttaccactgagctacttgggaagcctgATTGTGTGTTACAGTTTTCTTTCAGGGGTTCCCCGTCCCATATATGATCACTTTTCTTATGATGTGAAATCTAGCTGTAGCTCCACTGTGGTTTTTAGGATTGCTACATCCTCAGTGTGAGAATTTGACATTAACTGAAAAACAAGCGATCACTGAagacttctcttccttcttccttcatgACACTGAGGATGTGTTATATGGTCTGAGCACAGGTGAACCAGTGGGTTTGCTCTATGGAGAAAGAATTTCTCATAACTTTCCATGAAATCAATTCTTGAGGATAAATTATTTAGAAGTATGCTTTGATGTTGCTCAACATACTTTGGTATTTCTCAAGTCTTaatctttgttcttattttagtGTTTACTTTATTTTCACTGAGTTTCTTGTGCACATCAAGCCTGGGGCTCATCTGAGTATTTGTTAAGAGTGATTACAGTCCCAGTGATTCTCCacattgagtgtgtgtgtgtgcatattagttgttcagtcatgtccaactctttgtgaccccatggactgtagcccaccaggctcctctgtccatggaattctccaaccaagaatcctggaatggacTGCTCTTTCTCCAGGCCACATGGAGCAGCCTCATACTGAACAATTAATTGTGAAAGAAGAACTAGGGGTTGCTTATCCTCTCCTCACATACTCTAGGGTCTATAAAGTTGGAAGGTGCTGCTGAAAACACTCATATTGTGTTTACAGAGTGAGTTCTGCTAAGTTACCTGAGGTCAAGCAATTGACTAAAGGCATAGACAGTGCGCATATGGGTCCACTTCCACAGGTGATGCCTGTCTGGACTGTGGATGGAATATGATGCCTGTAGGAGCCTCCATGTTGATTAAGTCACCTCAGGTTAGAACATCTATGGAGGGCCCTTCTGCTTTTATCTCCTGTGCTGGGTTCCCTCCTGTTGTCTAAGGGAAATAGCAGGAGCAAAGTGTTCTCCACAGAGCTGACACTCACAGGGCTGCTCTCTGCTCTGGGTTCTCTCATGTTCCCTCAGTTTACTACATTTACTGAAGGCCTTCTTACACACAAGGCAAACGTGCTTTCACTCCTGTGTGGATTTTCTTGTGCATACAAAGCCCAGAACTATAACGGAAGAACTTCCCACACTCAAGACATagatatggtttctctccagtgtgaattttATTGTGTGAATTAAGGTCCCTTCGTTGAGGAAACGCTTTTCCACACTGATGACACTCATAGGGCTTCTCTCCTGTGTGAGTTCTCTCATGTTCTTTCAAGGAGGAATTTCGACTGAAGACTTTCCCACACAGTTGACATTTgaatggtttctctccagtgtgaatcaTACTGTGTCTCTTGAGGCTGGCACATCTACTAAAGACTTTCCCACACTGATGACATTCATAAGTCTTCTTTTCTGTGTGACTTTTCTCATGTTGTTTCAAGGAGGAATTTTGACTGAAAGCCTTCCCACACAGTTGACATTTGAATGGTTTCTCTCTAGTGTGACTCACCTTGTGTCGTATGAGCCTAGAGCAAAAACTAAAGACTTTTCCACACTGATGACATTCATAGCCATTCTCTCCTCTGTGAGCTTTCTCATGTTCTTTCAAGGAGAATCTTCCATTGATGATTTTTCCACAGAGTCGACATTCAAATGGTTTATTTCCAGTGTGAATCCTCTTGTGTTTGCTGAGGCTAGTACAACTACTAAAGGCCTTTCCACACAGAGGACATTTATAGGGCTTCTCTCCTGTATGAGTTCTCTCATGGTCTTTCAAGTAGTAACTTTGATTGAAGACTTTCCCACAGAGTTGACATTTgaatggtttctctccagtgtgaatctTCTTGTGTCTGCTGAGGCTAGAGTAATTACTAAAGGCTTTCCTACATAGAGGACATTCATAGGGCTTCTCGCCTGTATGAGTGCTCTCATGCTCTTTCAAGGAGAATCTTTGATTGAAGACTTTGCCACAGTGTTGACATTTgaatggtttctctccagtgtaaATCACCTTGTGTCTTCTGAGTCTAAAGAAATTCCGAAGGACTTTTCCACACGGAGCACATTGACATGATTTACCTCTAGTGTGAATGTGACCCTGTCCATTAAGGAATGACCCTTGACTAAGTGATTTTTCACACTGTTTGCTGACATTATGTTTCCTTCTTAAGGGAACTGTTGAATATTGAGGTGAAGATTGAGGAGTAAATTCATCACTCAGATCAGTACATCCAGCAGAATTTCCTTGCAAGTGAGAAAcctgctttggagaaggagatATGAAACTGTTACTGGTTTGCCCAAGACCAGGCAGACATTCATTTGTCTGCATGTTCACCGTAGAGCATCAGCTGGTAAGTTTCCCGTTAAAATGTCTCCAGTGTTAGAAGTAAACATGTGTTGTGTTATTCCCCTGCAGGCACAATATAGTTTTATAAAACTTTTATAGTTTCCTACCTCAGATATCAGATTAATTTTGAAGATGAGCAATGTTTGTATAACTGACTTTTTCCCCTTAATTCACTGGTTGTGGTTTTGAGCTCATATTGATTCTTAACTGATTTCAGTGTACCCaaaattttttccaaaaagaGCTCAATCTCAAATTACACATAGGCAATAGTTCTCAATTACCAACTTATCTCACTGCCAGGTCTTTAATTTGGATGACTGGGGTTCCCACCCATGAAACTTACCATTGCCATGGTAGGGGATATGTGCTTCCTGTAAACACTTGGCATGAGTATCATTTCTTGTTGTCCAAGTGGTCTTTCACTGcctaaagaaataggaaaaaatatagattTTAGAATGGCATtaggaaaatagaaatatagataacTACCAAGTCCTCTATGTGAGTATGTTCCAAAAATTGGCACTCAAATGGAGAAACTGTGTACATAACAAAGAAATACTGAAGGTAGTAGAATACTTTAAAAGTCATTGTCTGTTAGACAAAACcaggattaaaatataaaaatgtagtgTGGGGAAGAGACAGTGTGTcagaaaatgatggaaaaaacATTAAATGAGAGGATCAGGACAGGAATCACTATGTGTAAGTTTAAGTGCAGCAAGTCCACaagtatttaaagaaaagaaagtggcaGGAAGACACATGATTTGGGATCATAGGTGCACAAAATGGTAAAAATGTGAGGAATATGCCCCAACGTTCTCCTTTCATTTAGGATAGATCCCTCATGTCTCAAAACCTTCAGTTTTGCTTCCAAGGACTTAGTCACTCAATGACCAGAACCTCTTTGCAGTGAAGCCCAGGCCCCTGATGCTCACCTGGTCTTTGACTTTGGAAGCTTCCTGCTGCTTTACTCCACAACTCTTTTCCCTGTTCCAGCTGGGAAATCACATCTGATTTGCTGATCTGATTgcctgtttgattttttaaaaaaaagtgtggaTTTTGAGTCTGGCCTAATTATCCTTTGGTATGCTTAAGTCCAAGGTAAGGTactgaggaaaataaagagataatTGAAGGTCAGTGCAGGCAACAACATCTTCACTGGACAAAACAGTGAAGATCCTTCAGCAGACCAGGAGGAAACCCAGAGCAGCAGCAAGAACAGTGAGGCTGTCTACGGGCTGATGCCCATGCACCAGTTCAGAGAGAGGACACAGAatcctcagtcttttccaaatgGGAAAGATCAAAAGACTCTACAGTGGGCTGAATATTTCTATCAAACAGGATCCAGTAATGATCCACCTTACAGGAAGAATCAAAATTATGTCATATACAGGACTCTGCTCTCAAGCCTTCAAGAAGTGATTGGaatagaataattatttttaaaatatcgaATCCTTTTACTTATGCATTAAAATATCCATTGAATCCCCAGTTCTGTTTTGAGTCTAGAGACTGAGTAGCAACAAAGATGAAACCTGGCCAACAAAACCTTTCAGTGTGGTGATGAAAACTGTCACATAAAGAAACATCTTCCTTTTAAGTGTCCATGAAGAATATCAGAGAATCAGGAAACAGTTGCAGTGGAATACAAGGAAGCTGTTTTATATGCTTGTTCagcgaatgaatgaatgcaatGGACACAGATGCATATACATCTGTGCTGACAGACTCACCTACAAAGACCAGGTGGGTGATAGTTTCCATCATCACATTTCTGAACAGGTTTTTCTGGGACTTGTCTAGCAGGCTCCATTCTTCCCGGGTGAAGTCAACAGCTACATCTTC from Ovis canadensis isolate MfBH-ARS-UI-01 breed Bighorn chromosome 26, ARS-UI_OviCan_v2, whole genome shotgun sequence encodes:
- the LOC138430804 gene encoding zinc finger protein 678-like codes for the protein MEPLELVTFEDVAVDFTREEWSLLDKSQKNLFRNVMMETITHLVFVVLRNFFRLRRHKVIYTGEKPFKCQHCGKVFNQRFSLKEHESTHTGEKPYECPLCRKAFSNYSSLSRHKKIHTGEKPFKCQLCGKVFNQSYYLKDHERTHTGEKPYKCPLCGKAFSSCTSLSKHKRIHTGNKPFECRLCGKIINGRFSLKEHEKAHRGENGYECHQCGKVFSFCSRLIRHKRTHTGEKPYECHQCGKAFPQRRDLNSHNKIHTGEKPYLCLECGKFFRYSSGLCMHKKIHTGVKARLPCV